The following proteins are co-located in the Festucalex cinctus isolate MCC-2025b chromosome 15, RoL_Fcin_1.0, whole genome shotgun sequence genome:
- the LOC144002099 gene encoding non-selective voltage-gated ion channel VDAC2, giving the protein MGGKVRSWPRSCSLSGGRMRSVSPSQCPRPGVKRSSLSNPLLSILTNTGTNQEDHQQDFAGSADVRSDRIMAVPPSYADLGKAAKDIFSKGYGFGLVKLDLKTKSQSGVEFNTCGWSNTDSGKASGSLETKYKMKELGLSVNQKWNTDNTLATEVTLEDQLTQGLKVALDTSFVPNTGKKSGKLKTGYKRDYVNVGCDVDLEGPVVHAAAVLGYEGWLAAYQMAFDTAKSKLAQNNFALGYKAGDFQLHTNVNDGTEFGGSIYQKVNESLETAVTLAWTAGSNNTRFGIAAKYKMDADTSVSAKVNNASLIGVGYTQSLRPGVKVTLSALIDGKNFNAGGHKVGMGFELEA; this is encoded by the exons ATGGGGGGAAAAGTTCGCTCTTGGCCTCGCAGTTGCTCTTTGTCGGGCGGGCGCATGCGCAGTGTGTCTCCTTCACAGTGCCCCCGTCCCGGCGTAAAACGGAGCTCGCTGTCAAATCCGCTGCTCAGCATCCTCACGAACACCGGGACCAACCAGGAGGACCACCAGCAGGACTTCGCCGGCTCCGCTGACGTCCGTTCGGATCG CATCATGGCCGTGCCGCCTTCCTACGCAGACCTGGGCAAAGCTGCCAAGGACATCTTTAGCAAAGGCTACG GCTTTGGACTGGTCAAGTTGGACCTGAAGACCAAATCTCAAAGCGGCGTG gaGTTCAACACGTGCGGGTGGAGCAACACGGACTCGGGCAAAGCGTCGGGCAGCCTGGAGACCAAATACAAGATGAAGGAGTTGGGCCTGAGCGTCAACCAGAAGTGGAACACGGACAACACGCTGGCCACCGAGGTCACGCTGGAGGACCAG CTGactcaaggcctgaaggtgGCGCTGGACACCTCTTTTGTCCCAAACACGGG CAAGAAGAGCGGCAAGCTGAAGACGGGCTACAAGCGCGACTACGTCAACGTGGGCTGCGACGTGGACCTGGAAGGTCCGGTGGTGCACGCCGCCGCCGTGCTGGGCTACGAGGGCTGGCTGGCCGCCTACCAGATGGCCTTCGACACCGCCAAGTCCAAACTGGCGCAGAACAACTTTGCGCTGGGCTACAAGGCCGGAGACTTCCAGCTGCACACCAACGT CAACGACGGCACAGAGTTCGGCGGCTCCATCTACCAGAAAGTGAACGAGAGTCTGGAGACGGCCGTCACTTTGGCCTGGACCGCCGGCAGCAACAACACCCGCTTCGGCATCGCCGCCAAGTACAAAATGGACGCCGACACGTCCGTGTCC GCCAAAGTCAACAACGCCAGCCTCATCGGCGTCGGATACACTCAGAGCCTGCGACCAG GCGTCAAGGTCACGCTGTCGGCCCTCATCGACGGAAAGAACTTCAACGCTGGAGGTCACAAGGTCGGAATGGGCTTTGAGCTGGaggcgtag